A region of Ornithorhynchus anatinus isolate Pmale09 chromosome 5, mOrnAna1.pri.v4, whole genome shotgun sequence DNA encodes the following proteins:
- the FAM43B gene encoding protein FAM43B has product MLPWRRSKFVLVEEEPKCKAKSLRPGLAYGSLLSTFLRSCPDLLPGWPLDRLGRLFRTRRRKVELNPEDPTYTVCYLGNAVTLQAKGEGCTDDAVAKIWARSGPAGGTKMRLTLGPQGIRMQAGGRAGGRRSAHAYLLPRITYCAADGRHPRVFAWVYRHQARHKAVVLRCHAVLLPRAPQARALALLLRQSALAAFSDFKRLQRQNDARHVRQARHGLLRPMASAAPVPRLPLRRLLNAKCAYRPPPAERGRGGAPRLSCIPEEDEDEDEDGERGGDGRAPGRGHPGDGRPLRERPEVLSLARELRTCTLKGPPEPRPWKPSPLQRARPER; this is encoded by the coding sequence ATGCTGCCCTGGAGACGCAGCAAGTTCGtcctggtggaggaggagcccaagtgCAAGGCCAAGAGCCTGAGGCCCGGCCTGGCCTACGGCTCCCTGCTCTCCACCTTCCTGCGCTCCTGCCCGGACCTCCTGCCCGGCTGGCCCCTGGACCGGCTGGGCCGCCTCTTCCGCACCCGGCGACGGAAAGTGGAGCTCAACCCGGAGGACCCCACCTACACCGTCTGCTACTTGGGCAACGCCGTCACCCTGCAGGCCAAGGGCGAGGGCTGCACGGACGACGCCGTGGCCAAGATCTGGGCGCGCAGCGGCCCGGCCGGTGGCACCAAGATGCGCTTGACCCTGGGCCCGCAGGGCATCCGCATGCAGGCCggagggcgggcaggggggcGAAGGTCCGCTCACGCCTACCTGCTGCCCCGCATCACCTACTGCGCGGCCGACGGGCGCCACCCGCGCGTCTTCGCCTGGGTCTACCGGCACCAGGCGCGCCACAAGGCCGTGGTCCTGAGGTGCCACGCGGTGCTGCTGCCCAGGgctccccaggcccgggccctggccCTCCTGCTCCGCCAGTCCGCCCTGGCCGCCTTCAGCGACTTCAAGCGGCTCCAGCGCCAGAACGACGCTCGCCACGTGCGCCAGGCCCGCCACGGCCTTCTCCGGCCCATGGCCTCCGCCGCCCCAGTGCCCCGCCTGCCCCTGCGTCGCCTGCTCAACGCCAAATGCGCCTACCGACCTCCCCCGGCCGAGCGGGGACGCGGAGGGGCGCCTCGCCTCAGCTGCATcccggaggaggacgaggacgaggacgaggacggagAGCGGGGGGGCGAcgggcgggccccgggccgggggcatCCGGGCGACGGGCGACCTCTCCGGGAGAGGCCCGAGGTGCTGAGCCTGGCCAGGGAGCTGAGGACCTGCACCCTAAAGGGTCCCCCCGAGCCACGTCCTTGGAAGCCCAGTCCCCTCCAACGGGCTCGCCCGGAGCGTTAA